From a single Lolium rigidum isolate FL_2022 chromosome 7, APGP_CSIRO_Lrig_0.1, whole genome shotgun sequence genomic region:
- the LOC124672098 gene encoding F-box protein At1g67340-like, giving the protein MKPNKRSRISHDNISPTVESNFDHLPDELVVSILASLSSSANTPADLAGAMMTDRRFRQLAHSKLVLKKASMGCLAVRAKNWSEAADRFLQRCADAGNLEASYILGMIRFYCARSRRTGAALIVSAANGGHLEAIFSLAVIQFNGSGVSKQDRDLTLGAGLCARAARLGHVDATRELGHCLLDGYGVTSAPINGRLLLQRAKQRDAENERQQASLGTLHQKTHHANTFLSEWFSQTPEARNAAHCSDKSPIEEIGDMRLCSNALCGRQETRLHEFRRCSACASAYYCSRACQAADWKMGHRTSCMPRNQEINPHGNQNHVQEGQPE; this is encoded by the exons ATGAAGCCCAACAAGAGGAGCAGGATTTCGCACGACAACATTTCTCCCACTGTAGAAAGCAATTTCGATCATCTTCCTGATGAGCTTGTTGTATCCATTCTTGCCTCTCTCTCTTCCTCTGCCAACACACCTGCAGACCTCGCCGGCGCTATGATGAC AGACAGGAGGTTCAGGCAGCTTGCACATAGCAAACTCGTTTTAAAGAAGGCCTCCATGGGTTGCCTAGCTGTCCGAGCAAAAAACTGGTCAGAGGCAGCCGACAGGTTCCTACAGAGATGTGCAGATGCAGGCAACCTCGAAGCATCATACATCCTTGGAATG ATCAGGTTTTACTGCGCGCGTAGCCGCAGAACCGGCGCAGCTTTGATTGTTTCCGCTGCTAATGGTGGGCACCTGGAAGCCATTTTTTCACTGGCTGTAATACAGTTCAACGGTAGCGGTGTCAGCAAACAAGACCGCGACCTTACTCTCGGCGCAGGTCTGTGCGCACGCGCAGCAAGGCTAGGGCACGTCGATGCAACACGAGAGCTCGGCCATTGCTTGCTTGATGGATACGGTGTAACCAGCGCCCCTATAAATGGTCGACTTCTTCTTCAACGCGCAAAGCAGCGTGACGCCGAGAACGAACGACAGCAGGCAAGTCTCGGCACCCTACACCAGAAGACGCACCATGCAAACACTTTCCTATCTGAATGGTTTTCGCAGACCCCGGAAGCACGGAACGCAGCACACTGCAGCGATAAATCACCTATAGAAGAAATCGGAGACATGCGGCTTTGCTCCAACGCTCTTTGCGGTAGACAGGAGACAAGGCTCCACGAGTTCAGGCGATGCTCTGCATGTGCGTCAGCATATTACTGCTCCCGTGCGTGCCAGGCTGCGGACTGGAAAATGGGGCACCGTACCTCCTGCATGCCAAGAAACCAGGAGATCAACCCCCACGGTAACCAGAATCATGTTCAAGAAGGACAGCCGGAATGA